A DNA window from Arachis hypogaea cultivar Tifrunner chromosome 18, arahy.Tifrunner.gnm2.J5K5, whole genome shotgun sequence contains the following coding sequences:
- the LOC140181404 gene encoding secreted RxLR effector protein 161-like, which yields MGRPIAQLEYASVIGSLMYAMHCTRPDIAFAVCKLSRFTGKPSNQHWKAITRVLGYLKKTINLGLHYSDYPAVLEGYSDASWITNLSDNKSTSGWIFTIGGGAISWASKKQTCITHSTMEAEFVALSAAGKEAEWLRNLLYDIKLWPQQMTAISIFCDSESTMSRAYNKVYNGKSRHISLRHEFVRQLIDDGVITITYIRSQGNLADPLTKGKV from the exons ATGGGAAGACCTATAGCACAATTAGAATATGCTAGTGTTATAGGAAGTTTAATGTATGCAATGCATTGTACTAGACCTGATATAGCATTTGCTGTGTGCAAATTATCAAGGTTTACAGGAAAGCCTAGCAATCAACATTGGAAAGCTATAACAAGAGTTCTtggttatctcaagaaaaccataaacTTGGGATTACATTATAGTGATTATCCCGCAGTTTTAGAAGGTTATTCCGACGCAAGTTGGATTACAAATCTTAGTGATAACAAATCCACTTCAGGATGGATTTTCACCATAGGTGGTGGAGCAATAAGTTGGGCCTCAAAGAAACAAACATGTATTACACATTCTACTATGGAGGCTGAGTTTGTAGCTTTATCAGCCGCAGGTAAAGAAGCAGAATGGTTAAgaaatttgttatatgatataaagcTGTGGCCACAGCAAATGACAGCCATTTCAATCTTCTGTGATAGTGAATCAACCATGTCTCGAGCATATAACAAGGTTTATAATGGAAAGTCTAGACATATAAGTTTGAGACATGAGTTTGTGAGGCAACTAATAGATGATGGTGTAATTACCATTACTTATATAAGATCTCAAGGAAATTTAGCAGACCCTTTGACTAAAG GCAAAGTGTGA